One Cicer arietinum cultivar CDC Frontier isolate Library 1 chromosome 8, Cicar.CDCFrontier_v2.0, whole genome shotgun sequence DNA segment encodes these proteins:
- the LOC101506487 gene encoding DNA-directed RNA polymerase IV subunit 1 isoform X1: protein MDDEDLATEHIVPSGLIKAIKFDVLTGEDIEKISALEINAPTQVTCSDLGLPNLSLGCTTCGSKDRKSCEGHFGAIKFPFTILHPYFMAEIAEILNKICPACKSIRRELRIKRVKSLLGFNQPKGCKYCGNGMGRYPTMKFRVSSNDFFRRTAIIVEVNDVALKKKRNLGRGLPADYWDFILGDAQQEENHANRMVLSPVQVENILSGVDSNFIKKYIPRMDLVALSCFLVAPNCHRVTEVPHRLSGGYPLSFDNRTRACKKLVDFRGTANELSSRVLDCLRFSKINPDKTPSNVFTEIQLRKVGENACNSSGLRWMKDIVLGKRNDSSFRTVVVGDPDLELSEIGLPCQIAEGLQVSEYVNRQNKQNLLYCCELRLLEKGQINVCRKGRPVVLFKKEDVQIGDIFYRPLVDGDRVLINRPPSIHQHSMIALTVRVLPISSVVSINPLCCSPLRGDFDGDCLHGYIPQSVGARVELNELVALDKQLINGQSGRNLLSLSQDSLTAAYLLLEDGVLLNVYQMQQLQMHCSRKLIPPAIVKAPSSNTSCWSGKQLFSMLMPSSFDYAFPSDGVFVCDGELISCSEASGWLRDSDNNVFQSLVEHFQGKTLDILHGAQKALCEWLSMTGFSVSLSDLYLSSDSYARKNMIEEISYGLQEAEQACDFNQLLVDYCCDFLSGSLQEIENLVAVDVDCLNYERQISAALSQASVDAFRQVFRNIQSLADKYACKDNAFLAMFKAGSKGNLLKLVQHSMCLGLQHSLVRLPYKIPRKLSCAAWNSQKGMQIFSDTVEPVQSYIPYAVVESSFLTGLNPLECFVHSVTNRDSSFSDNADLPGTLTRRLMFFMRDMYDAYDGTVRNLYGNQLIQFSYDAEEDSSCDSHFREDTIGGEPVGTLSACAVSEAAYSALSQPISLLEASPLLNLKYVLECGSRKRGGDQTVSLFLSEKIGKQRNGFEYAALEVKNYLERLMFSDIVSTVMIIFTPQSRSLEKYSPWVCHFHLDKENVTRRNLEVHSIIDSLYQRYDSLRKGSKVTLPNLKISTNRKCSVHYMAKEGGETSVDKEIDGEDCITVTIVENYMNSVQLDVVRNMMIPFLLRTAIKGIFEIKKVDILWKDLSKGSKSYNGSSGELYLRVTMSSDSDRGTFWGALINHCHRIMPMIDWARSHPDNIHHFCSAFGIDAGWQHFLHNLSSATSDTGTSILPKHLRLVANSLSASGEFVGLNSKGMARQRNHASVSSPFVQACFSNPGSTFLKAAKSGVVDNLQGTLDGLAWGNCLSMGTSGQFDVMYSEKVQELAKSVDVYDLLETSFDQLDQEINTSQSNNYSSDKCNSQFRHKKGRYAPKEPKQWKSVIRNFMTANDIQKLTSASRFILNKYPIDQILSERDKLTIMKVLHFHPRRNEKLGSGPQHIKVGWHPKFTDSRCFFIIRTDGTVEDFSYRKCILGALDVVDPEKSKIQKKKWSGHDDTEPKFLHVQA, encoded by the exons atggatgaTGAAGACCTCGCTACAGAGCACATAGTGCCATCTGGTCTCATAAAGGCGATAAAGTTTGATGTTTTAACGGGAGAAGATATA GAGAAGATTTCTGCTTTAGAGATAAATGCACCGACACAGGTCACTTGTTCTGATTTGGGACTTCCAAATTTGTCTTTGGGGTGCACGACATGTGGTTCAAAAGATAGAAAGTCCTGTGAAG GTCATTTTGGAGCAATCAAATTTCCTTTTACCATATTACATCCATACTTCATGGCAGAGATTGCGGAAATCTTGAACAAGATTTGCCCTGCATGTAAATCTATTCGACGTGAATTACGGATCAAG CGTGTTAAATCACTCCTTGGATTCAATCAGCCCAAAGGTTGCAAATATTGT GGAAATGGTATGGGTCGTTATCCTACCATGAAATTCAGAGTTTCATCCAATGATTTCTTCAGGAGAACTGCAATTATTGTTGAAGTAAATGATGTAGCtttaaagaagaaaagaaatttGGGGAGAGGATTGCCTGCTGATTATTGGGATTTTATCCTCGGAGATGCTCAACAAGAAGAAAATCATGCAAATAGAATGGTTTTATCACCCGTTCAG GTTGAGAATATTTTGAGTGGAGTTGATTCGAACTTTATTAAAAAGTATATTCCAAGAATGGATTTGGTTGCTCTCAGTTGCTTCTTGGTGGCACCAAATTGTCATCGTGTAACAGAAGTCCCTCATCGACTTTCTGGGGGATATCCATTGAGTTTc GATAACAGAACCAGAGCTTGTAAGAAATTGGTTGATTTCAGGGGTACAGCAAATGAGTTAAGTTCTCGTGTTTTGGATTGCCTGAGGTTCTCCAAG ATAAATCCTGATAAAACACCAAGTAATGTATTTACTGAGATCCAACTAAGAAAGGTTGGAGAAAATGCTTGCAATTCTTCTGGTTTAAGATGGATGAAAGATATCGTTCTTGGAAAACGCAATGATAGTTCATTCCGTACTGTGGTTGTCGGCGATCCAGACCTTGAGCTTAGTGAAATTGGTTTACCTTGTCAAATTGCAGAAGGTTTACAGGTTTCTGAGTACGTAAATAGGCAGAATAAGCAAAATTTGCTGTATTGTTGTGAGCTGCGTTTGTTAGAGAAGGGACAGATAAATGTTTGCAGAAAGGGTCGTCCTGTTGTTCTGTTCAAAAAAGAAGACGTGCAGATAGGAGACATATTTTATAGGCCTCTTGTTGATGGGGACAGAGTGTTGATAAACAGGCCTCCTTCCATACATCAACATTCTATGATTGCTCTCACGGTTAGGGTTCTTCCAATATCTTCAGTAGTATCTATTAATCCACTCTGCTGTTCACCTCTGCGTGGGGATTTTGATGGTGATTGCCTTCATGGGTATATTCCACAATCAGTTGGTGCAAGAGTAGAGCTTAATGAGCTGGTTGCTCTGGATAAGCAACTTATTAATGGGCAAAGTGGTAGAAATCTGCTTTCACTTTCTCAGGATAGTTTAACTGCTGCATATTTGCTGTTGGAAGACGGGGTGCTTTTGAATGTTTACCAAATGCAGCAGCTTCAAATGCATTGCAGTAGAAAGTTAATACCTCCTGCAATTGTAAAAGCTCCTTCAAGTAACACCTCGTGTTGGAGTGGCAAGCAATTGTTCAGCATGCTCATGCCTTCTAGTTTTGACTATGCTTTTCCGTCAGATGGCGTTTTTGTTTGTGATGGGGAGCTGATATCTTGTTCTGAGGCTTCTGGGTGGTTACGTGATTCAGACAACAATGTTTTCCAGAGTCTTGTAGAACATTTTCAAGGGAAGACTCTAGACATTTTGCATGGTGCACAGAAAGCTCTTTGTGAGTGGTTGTCTATGACAGGGTTTAGTGTTTCCCTGTCAGATTTGTACCTATCTTCTGATTCTTATGCACGGAAAAACATGATAGAGGAAATCTCCTATGGTTTACAAGAAGCAGAACAGGCTTGTGATTTCAATCAGTTATTGGTAGATTATTGTTGTGATTTTCTTTCAGGAAGTCTTCAAGAGATTGAAAATTTGGTGGCTGTTGACGTGGATTGTCTGAATTATGAAAGGCAAATATCTGCTGCTCTAAGTCAAGCGTCTGTTGATGCTTTCAGACAAGTTTTTCGCAATATTCAGAGTTTGGCTGATAAATATGCGTGCAAGGACAATGCTTTCCTAGCTATGTTTAAGGCTGGAAGCAAGGGTAATTTACTGAAATTAGTGCAACATTCCATGTGCCTTGGACTGCAACATTCTCTGGTTCGTCTACCATACAAAATTCCCCGTAAACTCTCATGTGCTGCTTGGAACAGTCAAAAGGGAATGCAAATTTTTTCTGATACTGTTGAACCTGTCCAGTCTTACATTCCATATGCTGTGGTTGAAAGCTCTTTTCTTACTGGGTTGAATCCACTAGAATGTTTTGTTCATTCAGTGACAAATCGTGATAGCTCTTTCAGTGACAATGCAGACCTTCCTGGGACGTTGACCCGTAGACTTATGTTCTTCATGCGTGATATGTATGATGCATATGATGGAACAGTGAGAAATTTATATGGTAATCAACTTATTCAGTTTTCTTATGATGCTGAAGAGGATTCATCTTGTGATAGCCATTTCCGAGAGGATACTATAGGTGGTGAACCGGTTGGAACACTTTCTGCTTGTGCGGTTTCTGAGGCTGCTTACAGTGCTTTGAGTCAACCTATTAGTCTACTTGAAGCATCACCTTTGctgaatttaaaatatgttctGGAGTGTGGTTCAAGGAAGAGAGGTGGTGATCAGACTGTGTCTTTATTTTTGTCTGAGAAAATTGGTAAACAGAGAAATGGGTTTGAGTATGCAGCACTAGAAGTTAAGAATTATTTGGAAAGATTGATGTTCTCAGACATTGTTTCTACTGTCATGATAATATTCACTCCTCAGTCTCGCAGTCTAGAAAAATACAGTCCTTGGGTTTGCCATTTTCATTTAGACAAGGAAAATGTAACTAGAAGAAATTTAGAAGTGCATTCTATCATTGACTCTCTTTACCAGCGATATGACTCCTTAAGAAAAGGCTCAAAAGTCACTCTTCCCAACTTGAAAATATCAACCAA CAGGAAATGTTCTGTACATTACATGGCTAAGGAAGGTGGAGAAACCTCTGTTGATAAGGAAATCGATGGTGAAGATTGCATCACTGTTACAATTGTCGAAAATTATATGAATTCTGTGCAACTGGATGTGGTTCGCAATATGATGATACCTTTTCTTCTGCGAACAGCTATAAAAG GAATTTTTGAGATCAAGAAGGTTGACATTCTCTGGAAGGATCTGTCAAAAGGATCGAAGTCTTATAATGGTTCTTCCGGTGAACTATACTTGAGGGTTACTATGTCCAGCGACAGTGACAGAGGTACATTCTGGGGTGCACTGATAAATCATTGTCACAGGATAATGCCGATGATTGACTGGGCACGAAGTCATCCGGATAACATTCATCATTTCTGCTCAGCCTTTGGAATTGATGCTGGGTGGCAGCATTTTCTACAT AATTTGTCATCTGCAACATCTGATACTGGCACGTCAATTCTTCCCAAGCATCTGCGTCTTGTTGCCAATAGTCTTTCGGCTAGTGGAGAGTTTGTGGGCTTAAATTCTAAAGGCATGGCACGGCAAAGAAATCATGCGTCTGTTTCATCACCCTTTGTGCAAGCATGCTTTTCT AATCCCGGTAGTACCTTTTTAAAAGCTGCTAAGTCTGGGGTCGTTGATAATCTCCAGGGCACTCTAGATGGATTGGCTTGGGGAAATTGTCTGTCCATGGGGACAAGTGGACAGTTTGATGTCATGTACTCAGAGAAG GTACAAGAGCTTGCTAAGTCTGTAGATGTGTATGACCTGCTAGAAACCAGTTTTGACCAGCTAGACCAAGAGATTAATACCTCTCAATCTAACAACTATTCATCCGACAAATGCAATTCTCAGTTTAGACATAAAAAAGGTCGTTATGCCCCAAAAGAGCCGAAGCAGTGGAAAAGTGTTATAAGAAATTTCATGACTGCAAATGATATTCAGAAGCTCACTTCTGCATCAAGGTTCATACTGAACAA GTATCCTATCGATCAGATACTAAGTGAGAGAGACAAGTTAACAATAATGAAGGTTTTGCATTTTCATCCTCGTAGAAatgaaaagttaggctctggaCCACAACATATAAAG GTTGGATGGCATCCTAAGTTTACAGATAGTCGATGCTTTTTTATAATTCGAACGGATGGGACTGTTGAAGATTTTTCATACCGCAAATGCATTCTTGGTGCCCTTGATGTTGTTGATCCGGAAAAGTCAAAGATCCAGAAGAAGAAATGGTCGGGACATGATGACACGGAACCTAAATTTTTGCATGTCCAAGCATAA
- the LOC101506487 gene encoding DNA-directed RNA polymerase IV subunit 1 isoform X2 produces the protein MDDEDLATEHIVPSGLIKAIKFDVLTGEDIEKISALEINAPTQVTCSDLGLPNLSLGCTTCGSKDRKSCEGHFGAIKFPFTILHPYFMAEIAEILNKICPACKSIRRELRIKRVKSLLGFNQPKGCKYCGNGMGRYPTMKFRVSSNDFFRRTAIIVEVNDVALKKKRNLGRGLPADYWDFILGDAQQEENHANRMVLSPVQVENILSGVDSNFIKKYIPRMDLVALSCFLVAPNCHRVTEVPHRLSGGYPLSFDNRTRACKKLVDFRGTANELSSRVLDCLRFSKINPDKTPSNVFTEIQLRKVGENACNSSGLRWMKDIVLGKRNDSSFRTVVVGDPDLELSEIGLPCQIAEGLQVSEYVNRQNKQNLLYCCELRLLEKGQINVCRKGRPVVLFKKEDVQIGDIFYRPLVDGDRVLINRPPSIHQHSMIALTVRVLPISSVVSINPLCCSPLRGDFDGDCLHGYIPQSVGARVELNELVALDKQLINGQSGRNLLSLSQDSLTAAYLLLEDGVLLNVYQMQQLQMHCSRKLIPPAIVKAPSSNTSCWSGKQLFSMLMPSSFDYAFPSDGVFVCDGELISCSEASGWLRDSDNNVFQSLVEHFQGKTLDILHGAQKALCEWLSMTGFSVSLSDLYLSSDSYARKNMIEEISYGLQEAEQACDFNQLLVDYCCDFLSGSLQEIENLVAVDVDCLNYERQISAALSQASVDAFRQVFRNIQSLADKYACKDNAFLAMFKAGSKGNLLKLVQHSMCLGLQHSLVRLPYKIPRKLSCAAWNSQKGMQIFSDTVEPVQSYIPYAVVESSFLTGLNPLECFVHSVTNRDSSFSDNADLPGTLTRRLMFFMRDMYDAYDGTVRNLYGNQLIQFSYDAEEDSSCDSHFREDTIGGEPVGTLSACAVSEAAYSALSQPISLLEASPLLNLKYVLECGSRKRGGDQTVSLFLSEKIGKQRNGFEYAALEVKNYLERLMFSDIVSTVMIIFTPQSRSLEKYSPWVCHFHLDKENVTRRNLEVHSIIDSLYQRYDSLRKGSKVTLPNLKISTKKCSVHYMAKEGGETSVDKEIDGEDCITVTIVENYMNSVQLDVVRNMMIPFLLRTAIKGIFEIKKVDILWKDLSKGSKSYNGSSGELYLRVTMSSDSDRGTFWGALINHCHRIMPMIDWARSHPDNIHHFCSAFGIDAGWQHFLHNLSSATSDTGTSILPKHLRLVANSLSASGEFVGLNSKGMARQRNHASVSSPFVQACFSNPGSTFLKAAKSGVVDNLQGTLDGLAWGNCLSMGTSGQFDVMYSEKVQELAKSVDVYDLLETSFDQLDQEINTSQSNNYSSDKCNSQFRHKKGRYAPKEPKQWKSVIRNFMTANDIQKLTSASRFILNKYPIDQILSERDKLTIMKVLHFHPRRNEKLGSGPQHIKVGWHPKFTDSRCFFIIRTDGTVEDFSYRKCILGALDVVDPEKSKIQKKKWSGHDDTEPKFLHVQA, from the exons atggatgaTGAAGACCTCGCTACAGAGCACATAGTGCCATCTGGTCTCATAAAGGCGATAAAGTTTGATGTTTTAACGGGAGAAGATATA GAGAAGATTTCTGCTTTAGAGATAAATGCACCGACACAGGTCACTTGTTCTGATTTGGGACTTCCAAATTTGTCTTTGGGGTGCACGACATGTGGTTCAAAAGATAGAAAGTCCTGTGAAG GTCATTTTGGAGCAATCAAATTTCCTTTTACCATATTACATCCATACTTCATGGCAGAGATTGCGGAAATCTTGAACAAGATTTGCCCTGCATGTAAATCTATTCGACGTGAATTACGGATCAAG CGTGTTAAATCACTCCTTGGATTCAATCAGCCCAAAGGTTGCAAATATTGT GGAAATGGTATGGGTCGTTATCCTACCATGAAATTCAGAGTTTCATCCAATGATTTCTTCAGGAGAACTGCAATTATTGTTGAAGTAAATGATGTAGCtttaaagaagaaaagaaatttGGGGAGAGGATTGCCTGCTGATTATTGGGATTTTATCCTCGGAGATGCTCAACAAGAAGAAAATCATGCAAATAGAATGGTTTTATCACCCGTTCAG GTTGAGAATATTTTGAGTGGAGTTGATTCGAACTTTATTAAAAAGTATATTCCAAGAATGGATTTGGTTGCTCTCAGTTGCTTCTTGGTGGCACCAAATTGTCATCGTGTAACAGAAGTCCCTCATCGACTTTCTGGGGGATATCCATTGAGTTTc GATAACAGAACCAGAGCTTGTAAGAAATTGGTTGATTTCAGGGGTACAGCAAATGAGTTAAGTTCTCGTGTTTTGGATTGCCTGAGGTTCTCCAAG ATAAATCCTGATAAAACACCAAGTAATGTATTTACTGAGATCCAACTAAGAAAGGTTGGAGAAAATGCTTGCAATTCTTCTGGTTTAAGATGGATGAAAGATATCGTTCTTGGAAAACGCAATGATAGTTCATTCCGTACTGTGGTTGTCGGCGATCCAGACCTTGAGCTTAGTGAAATTGGTTTACCTTGTCAAATTGCAGAAGGTTTACAGGTTTCTGAGTACGTAAATAGGCAGAATAAGCAAAATTTGCTGTATTGTTGTGAGCTGCGTTTGTTAGAGAAGGGACAGATAAATGTTTGCAGAAAGGGTCGTCCTGTTGTTCTGTTCAAAAAAGAAGACGTGCAGATAGGAGACATATTTTATAGGCCTCTTGTTGATGGGGACAGAGTGTTGATAAACAGGCCTCCTTCCATACATCAACATTCTATGATTGCTCTCACGGTTAGGGTTCTTCCAATATCTTCAGTAGTATCTATTAATCCACTCTGCTGTTCACCTCTGCGTGGGGATTTTGATGGTGATTGCCTTCATGGGTATATTCCACAATCAGTTGGTGCAAGAGTAGAGCTTAATGAGCTGGTTGCTCTGGATAAGCAACTTATTAATGGGCAAAGTGGTAGAAATCTGCTTTCACTTTCTCAGGATAGTTTAACTGCTGCATATTTGCTGTTGGAAGACGGGGTGCTTTTGAATGTTTACCAAATGCAGCAGCTTCAAATGCATTGCAGTAGAAAGTTAATACCTCCTGCAATTGTAAAAGCTCCTTCAAGTAACACCTCGTGTTGGAGTGGCAAGCAATTGTTCAGCATGCTCATGCCTTCTAGTTTTGACTATGCTTTTCCGTCAGATGGCGTTTTTGTTTGTGATGGGGAGCTGATATCTTGTTCTGAGGCTTCTGGGTGGTTACGTGATTCAGACAACAATGTTTTCCAGAGTCTTGTAGAACATTTTCAAGGGAAGACTCTAGACATTTTGCATGGTGCACAGAAAGCTCTTTGTGAGTGGTTGTCTATGACAGGGTTTAGTGTTTCCCTGTCAGATTTGTACCTATCTTCTGATTCTTATGCACGGAAAAACATGATAGAGGAAATCTCCTATGGTTTACAAGAAGCAGAACAGGCTTGTGATTTCAATCAGTTATTGGTAGATTATTGTTGTGATTTTCTTTCAGGAAGTCTTCAAGAGATTGAAAATTTGGTGGCTGTTGACGTGGATTGTCTGAATTATGAAAGGCAAATATCTGCTGCTCTAAGTCAAGCGTCTGTTGATGCTTTCAGACAAGTTTTTCGCAATATTCAGAGTTTGGCTGATAAATATGCGTGCAAGGACAATGCTTTCCTAGCTATGTTTAAGGCTGGAAGCAAGGGTAATTTACTGAAATTAGTGCAACATTCCATGTGCCTTGGACTGCAACATTCTCTGGTTCGTCTACCATACAAAATTCCCCGTAAACTCTCATGTGCTGCTTGGAACAGTCAAAAGGGAATGCAAATTTTTTCTGATACTGTTGAACCTGTCCAGTCTTACATTCCATATGCTGTGGTTGAAAGCTCTTTTCTTACTGGGTTGAATCCACTAGAATGTTTTGTTCATTCAGTGACAAATCGTGATAGCTCTTTCAGTGACAATGCAGACCTTCCTGGGACGTTGACCCGTAGACTTATGTTCTTCATGCGTGATATGTATGATGCATATGATGGAACAGTGAGAAATTTATATGGTAATCAACTTATTCAGTTTTCTTATGATGCTGAAGAGGATTCATCTTGTGATAGCCATTTCCGAGAGGATACTATAGGTGGTGAACCGGTTGGAACACTTTCTGCTTGTGCGGTTTCTGAGGCTGCTTACAGTGCTTTGAGTCAACCTATTAGTCTACTTGAAGCATCACCTTTGctgaatttaaaatatgttctGGAGTGTGGTTCAAGGAAGAGAGGTGGTGATCAGACTGTGTCTTTATTTTTGTCTGAGAAAATTGGTAAACAGAGAAATGGGTTTGAGTATGCAGCACTAGAAGTTAAGAATTATTTGGAAAGATTGATGTTCTCAGACATTGTTTCTACTGTCATGATAATATTCACTCCTCAGTCTCGCAGTCTAGAAAAATACAGTCCTTGGGTTTGCCATTTTCATTTAGACAAGGAAAATGTAACTAGAAGAAATTTAGAAGTGCATTCTATCATTGACTCTCTTTACCAGCGATATGACTCCTTAAGAAAAGGCTCAAAAGTCACTCTTCCCAACTTGAAAATATCAACCAA GAAATGTTCTGTACATTACATGGCTAAGGAAGGTGGAGAAACCTCTGTTGATAAGGAAATCGATGGTGAAGATTGCATCACTGTTACAATTGTCGAAAATTATATGAATTCTGTGCAACTGGATGTGGTTCGCAATATGATGATACCTTTTCTTCTGCGAACAGCTATAAAAG GAATTTTTGAGATCAAGAAGGTTGACATTCTCTGGAAGGATCTGTCAAAAGGATCGAAGTCTTATAATGGTTCTTCCGGTGAACTATACTTGAGGGTTACTATGTCCAGCGACAGTGACAGAGGTACATTCTGGGGTGCACTGATAAATCATTGTCACAGGATAATGCCGATGATTGACTGGGCACGAAGTCATCCGGATAACATTCATCATTTCTGCTCAGCCTTTGGAATTGATGCTGGGTGGCAGCATTTTCTACAT AATTTGTCATCTGCAACATCTGATACTGGCACGTCAATTCTTCCCAAGCATCTGCGTCTTGTTGCCAATAGTCTTTCGGCTAGTGGAGAGTTTGTGGGCTTAAATTCTAAAGGCATGGCACGGCAAAGAAATCATGCGTCTGTTTCATCACCCTTTGTGCAAGCATGCTTTTCT AATCCCGGTAGTACCTTTTTAAAAGCTGCTAAGTCTGGGGTCGTTGATAATCTCCAGGGCACTCTAGATGGATTGGCTTGGGGAAATTGTCTGTCCATGGGGACAAGTGGACAGTTTGATGTCATGTACTCAGAGAAG GTACAAGAGCTTGCTAAGTCTGTAGATGTGTATGACCTGCTAGAAACCAGTTTTGACCAGCTAGACCAAGAGATTAATACCTCTCAATCTAACAACTATTCATCCGACAAATGCAATTCTCAGTTTAGACATAAAAAAGGTCGTTATGCCCCAAAAGAGCCGAAGCAGTGGAAAAGTGTTATAAGAAATTTCATGACTGCAAATGATATTCAGAAGCTCACTTCTGCATCAAGGTTCATACTGAACAA GTATCCTATCGATCAGATACTAAGTGAGAGAGACAAGTTAACAATAATGAAGGTTTTGCATTTTCATCCTCGTAGAAatgaaaagttaggctctggaCCACAACATATAAAG GTTGGATGGCATCCTAAGTTTACAGATAGTCGATGCTTTTTTATAATTCGAACGGATGGGACTGTTGAAGATTTTTCATACCGCAAATGCATTCTTGGTGCCCTTGATGTTGTTGATCCGGAAAAGTCAAAGATCCAGAAGAAGAAATGGTCGGGACATGATGACACGGAACCTAAATTTTTGCATGTCCAAGCATAA